CCTCGCCGTTGAGCGTCGTCGTAATCGCGGGCCCGGGCTGCCACTCGGTGTCCAGCCACGGGCCGAACCCGGCGGTTTTCTCCAGCGACTTGCCCTGGTGCCACTGCTGCGTGCGCTTTTGGTATTCGCGCTGCGTGTAGTCGTTGATCACGCTGTAGCCCGCGATGTAGTCCGCGCCGTTTTTCACGTGGCGCGCTCGCTTGCCGACGACCACCGCCAGCTCCCCTTCAAAATCCAACGTCTCCGCGTTGAACGCCGGCACCTCCGCGTCGTCGTACGGGCCGATGAGCGCCTCGGGGAACTTGATAAACAGGGTCGGCACGTCGGGTTGTTTGTGGCCCATCTCCTCGATGTGCTTCGCGTAGTTCAGCCCGACGCAGATGATCTTGCCCGGCCGCGGGATCACCGGCGCCAAATCAGTGGGAGAGAAGGTGAACTCCTCGCCTTCCTCGAAGCCGCCGTCGCGCAGGAGCGCGCCCACGTCGGGGGCGTTGAGTGAGACGGCGCGGGTGTCGTCGATAAGCCTGGCGGCGGTGGTGGTGTCTCCGGTCCTGATCGTGGCGAGTCGCATGCGGCTAGCCTATCGCGCGCAGGATCTCGTCGGCCGCGTCCGCAGCCGCGATTGCCACGTCGACCTGCTCTTTCGCGCTGAATGGTTTGAGCACGAAGTCCGCAGGCGCCATGCGTCCCGGCGGGCGGCCGATGCCCACGGCGACCTTGTTGTACGGCTTGTTCAGCGACTTGGTCACCGATTTCAAGCCGTTGTGGCCGTGGTCGCCGCCGCCGAGCCGGATCTTCACCTCGCCGAGGGGTAAGTCCAACTCGTCGTGGACCACGTAAACGTCCTCCGGCTTCATTCCGAAGTAATCGGCGAGCGCCTTGACCGGCCCGCCGGAGACGTTCATGAAACTGCGCGTGCGGGCCACAATCACGCGGTCGCCGGCTAAGCGCCCGGCAGCCAACTCCGCCACCTCCGTGTTCGTGCGCTTGTGCGCCGACAAGGTTGCGGGCATCGGGATGGCGCGGTTGAGGAGCTCATTGATCACGAACACGCCGGCGTTGTGGCGCGTGTTCTCGTACTGCGGGCCGGGGTTGCCCAATCCGACGATAAGAATGGTCACCCCGCAAAGGGTAGTAAAAACCAGGACGAAATCCGTAAGGTTATCCCGCAGTTCCCGGTGCTGCCAAGGCTGTAGGTCGCGCTGTGGATAACTTTCCGGCGTGTGCCGGTGGGTTATCCACAGATTTTTTGTTGGGCCTTGTTGGGTCGTTGGGGGCGGCTTTAGCGTTTGGGTCATGGCTTTTGCAGACCTTCTCGGCCCGCGTCTTTTGGATTTGGCCGACTTCGACCGCGACACCGCGCTCAATGCCGGCGTGGCCCCGTCGCGTGTCCGGGAGTGGTCTCGCGTGCACGACGTCTACTTCGGGGCGACGAAGTTCACGCGCAAACAAGCTTCAGCGCGCAAGGCTGCGGGGTCGATGCCGTTGGACCAGTTGGGGTTGATCGAACGGAAACTGTCGGTGGTGTCTGATCCCGCTGAGCGGTGGCGGCTGCGACTGGAGCTTCTCGGGTTTTCCGGCCGCTACGACGCGCTCGCCCGGTTCGCCGACAGCCTGATCGGTGCTGAGAAACCCGCGCCGAAAAAAGCGTGCCGGTTCACCAAGACCCGTGGCGGGATGCGCACGGTGGCGTTGACGTACAACCAGCGCGACATCGCCGATTTGGAGTTCGCGTTGCGCTCTGTGATTAACCCGGACCTGCCGGCCGCGGAGCAGATGGCTGATGCGCTGGTGCGTCTGCTGCGCGGCGACGGCGGTGTTGAGGGTGGTGGTGTGGCGCGTGCGGTACCACGGCCGATCATTATGGTGCCGTTTCCGGAGTGGACGCGCATTCAGTCCGGTGCTGGCGACGAAGTGGTGCTCACGCTGACGGATGGCACCACGATGACCGGGGCGGAGTTTTTGGCCCACGAGTTTGGCGAGGTGTTGGAGGTGGCAGCGTTCCATCCGGTGGAAGGTGCGGTGAATTTGTACCGCACGGCGCGGTTTGCCAACGATAAGCAGCGGGTGTTGGCGTCGATGATGACCCCGTCGTGTCCGGTGCCGGGCTGTCGGCACGGAGCTGATTCGTGCGAGATGCATCATATCGACGCGTGGCGCTTCGGCGGGGAGACCAACCTGGCGAATTTGGTGCCGTTGTGCAGGTTTCATAACGGCAGGAATGATGACGACCCGGCGGCGCGAAGATACGGGCGCGTCCAGATCAGAGATGGCACCCCGATTTGGGTATCGCCTGGGGGCACACCGGTAGAAAACGAGACCCCCGGCGCCATGGAACAACTCTTCAACTAGGCGAAAAGCCCGCCCCGCACGATGCGGGACGGGGCAATCGGCGTGCCAAAAGGCGGACTACTCGGAGTCTTCCTCGGACGTCTCTTCCTCGGACTCTGCGCCAGCCTCTGCGCCGCCTTCCTCGACGGACTCGGCCTCGGCCTCGAGCTCCTCGTCAACCTGCTCGTAGGTGACGTTGACGATGAGGGTCTCCGGCTCGGTGATCAGCTCTGCACCGGCCGGCAGCTCGAGGTCGGCAGCGGTGATCTGGTCGCCGATTTCCTTGCCCTCGATGGAGACGGTGATCTCGTCCGGGATGGACAGTGCGTCGATCTCGATCTCGACGACGTCGCCTTCCTGGAACACGACCGCGTCCGGAGCAGCCTCGCCCTCGGTGACGACCGGGACCTCGACGGTGACCTTCTCGCCGCGCTTAATGCCGAACAGGTCGATGTGGTCGATGTCGAGGGTGAGCACGTTCTGGTCGACGTGCTTGACCATGGCGAGCAGCTTTTCGCCGTCGATTTCAAGCTCAACGATGGCGTTGGTGCCGTCGTTACGCACAATTGCGGTCATCTCGATGAGGTCAACTGCGAAGTGAACGTTGTCGATGCCCTTTTCGTAGAGGACACCCGGGATCTTGCCTTCGCGACGCAGGCGGCGTGCGGAGCCTTTACCGAACTCCTCGCGGCGCTCCGCGGCAATGACAGTCGGGGTAATAGCCATGTTGTACTCCTTCTTGGTGGAAGGGCCACAGGCCTTGCCTGCGACCACTGAACGGATATGTGCTCGTCGAGTGATCGCAAAGGATCTTCAAATCGCGTCGATAACGGCCCTGAAATGGCCCTCGCCGAGACCGCTATAGGGTAGCAGGGCGTTCCTGCCAGACAAAATGCCCCGCTGCCTGCGCGGCTTCATGGTCGTGTCCGAGCGGGATCCCGGTGCGGTCGCGCATGAGCAGCGTGACGACGAACCCCGCCACCGTCGCCGCCATCAAGTAGGCCGTGATCGCCGCGGTGCCGCCGGTGGCTTCGCGCAGCGCCGCGGCGATGGTTGGGGCGAACGCGCCGCCGAGGATTGCACCGAAGGCGTACGCGATCGACGCGCCGGACGCGCGCACGGAGGCGGGGAAAAGCTCCGCGTAGAACGCGCCGATCTCGCCGTAGGTTAGGCCAAGGCCTACGGTGAGGAAGATCAGTGCCGCGGTGATGTTTGCGATCGAGCCCGTATCGACGAGCGGGAACAGCACCGCAACACCCACCGCCTGCACCACGAACCCGATGGCGAGGGTGCGTTTGCGGCCGATGTGGTCGGAGACCCAGCCGGCGAACGCGGTGGTGCACAGCCATACGGCGGCGGAGGCGGTGACGGCCCAGAGGATGTCGCCGCGCGACAGCGCGAGCCCCGCGGGGTCGGTGACGTAGTTTTGGATGTAGCCGCCGGTGGTCATGTAGCCGACGGTGCCGTTCGCCGCGAAAATGACGGCCGCGGCGAGCACGACCCCCGTGTGGTTTTTGAACAGCGTGCCGACGGGGTTGCGGGTGCCCACCTCGCGCATCTCTTCGACGACGGGGGATTCGTCGACGCCGGTGCGGATCCACCAGCCCAGGAACGTCAGCGCGATCGACAGCAAAAACGGCACGCGCCAGCCCCATTGCACGAACGCGTCGCCGGGCGCGATGACGGTCATCAGCGCGAGCACCCCGGAGGAGAGCAAAAGCCCCGCGGGGACGCCGACTTGCGGGCCGGTGCCGTAGAGGCCGCGCTTGTCTACGGGTGCGTGTTCGACGGCGAGTAGCACCGCGGAGCCCCATTCGCCACCGGCGGAGGTGCCTTGCAGGATCCGCAGGATGATCAGCGCGGCGGGGGCGAGCCAGCCGGCGGTGTCGTAGGTGGGCAACAGCCCGATGAGGGTGGTGGCGGTGCCCATGGTGAACAGGGTGACCATGAGTACGCCGCGTCGGCCGAGGCGGTCGGCGAAGTGCCCGGCGAGCACCGCGCCGAGCGGCCGGAACAGAAACGACAGTCCGACGGTGAGGAATGACACGATTGTTGCCGCAGCCGGGCCGAGCGGGCCGAACATGGTCTGGTTAAACACCAGCCCGGCGACGGCGGCGTAGAGGAAGTAGTCGTACCACTCGATGGCCGTGCCGATGGTGGTTGCCGCGATGACGCGGCGTCTTTCACTGCGCACGGTCCCACGCTTCCAAAAACGCGTCGGTTTCGGCGGCGTTGGTCACGGTCACGCGCACGCCCTCGGGAAACGCGCGCACGAGCACGCCCTCCTCGGCCAGACGTTTGGGAAGTTCGGCGGGCGCGTCGGGGATCCACACGAAGTTGGCTTGCGACTCACCGAGCCCTAGCTTGGCGACGACACGTTCCCGCTGGGAGGTGGTGTCGTCGATACGCGCCTCAAGCTCGGCGGTGGCTTCGAGGGAGGCGAGGGCTGCGACTTGGGCCATGGAGCTGACGGAGAACGGGATGGCGACCTTGTTCAACGCGGCGATGATGCGCTCGGGGCCGAACGCGTAGCCGATGCGCGCCCCGGCCAGGCCG
Above is a genomic segment from Corynebacterium lujinxingii containing:
- a CDS encoding fumarylacetoacetate hydrolase family protein; amino-acid sequence: MRLATIRTGDTTTAARLIDDTRAVSLNAPDVGALLRDGGFEEGEEFTFSPTDLAPVIPRPGKIICVGLNYAKHIEEMGHKQPDVPTLFIKFPEALIGPYDDAEVPAFNAETLDFEGELAVVVGKRARHVKNGADYIAGYSVINDYTQREYQKRTQQWHQGKSLEKTAGFGPWLDTEWQPGPAITTTLNGEVMQHSLTDDLVFTPAKLIEFISHLYPLEPGDVIATGTPDGVGHARNPKRYLADGDTVRVEIEGLGAIENTTRVM
- the pth gene encoding aminoacyl-tRNA hydrolase, whose protein sequence is MTILIVGLGNPGPQYENTRHNAGVFVINELLNRAIPMPATLSAHKRTNTEVAELAAGRLAGDRVIVARTRSFMNVSGGPVKALADYFGMKPEDVYVVHDELDLPLGEVKIRLGGGDHGHNGLKSVTKSLNKPYNKVAVGIGRPPGRMAPADFVLKPFSAKEQVDVAIAAADAADEILRAIG
- a CDS encoding HNH endonuclease signature motif containing protein yields the protein MAFADLLGPRLLDLADFDRDTALNAGVAPSRVREWSRVHDVYFGATKFTRKQASARKAAGSMPLDQLGLIERKLSVVSDPAERWRLRLELLGFSGRYDALARFADSLIGAEKPAPKKACRFTKTRGGMRTVALTYNQRDIADLEFALRSVINPDLPAAEQMADALVRLLRGDGGVEGGGVARAVPRPIIMVPFPEWTRIQSGAGDEVVLTLTDGTTMTGAEFLAHEFGEVLEVAAFHPVEGAVNLYRTARFANDKQRVLASMMTPSCPVPGCRHGADSCEMHHIDAWRFGGETNLANLVPLCRFHNGRNDDDPAARRYGRVQIRDGTPIWVSPGGTPVENETPGAMEQLFN
- a CDS encoding 50S ribosomal protein L25/general stress protein Ctc, which translates into the protein MAITPTVIAAERREEFGKGSARRLRREGKIPGVLYEKGIDNVHFAVDLIEMTAIVRNDGTNAIVELEIDGEKLLAMVKHVDQNVLTLDIDHIDLFGIKRGEKVTVEVPVVTEGEAAPDAVVFQEGDVVEIEIDALSIPDEITVSIEGKEIGDQITAADLELPAGAELITEPETLIVNVTYEQVDEELEAEAESVEEGGAEAGAESEEETSEEDSE
- a CDS encoding MFS transporter → MRSERRRVIAATTIGTAIEWYDYFLYAAVAGLVFNQTMFGPLGPAAATIVSFLTVGLSFLFRPLGAVLAGHFADRLGRRGVLMVTLFTMGTATTLIGLLPTYDTAGWLAPAALIILRILQGTSAGGEWGSAVLLAVEHAPVDKRGLYGTGPQVGVPAGLLLSSGVLALMTVIAPGDAFVQWGWRVPFLLSIALTFLGWWIRTGVDESPVVEEMREVGTRNPVGTLFKNHTGVVLAAAVIFAANGTVGYMTTGGYIQNYVTDPAGLALSRGDILWAVTASAAVWLCTTAFAGWVSDHIGRKRTLAIGFVVQAVGVAVLFPLVDTGSIANITAALIFLTVGLGLTYGEIGAFYAELFPASVRASGASIAYAFGAILGGAFAPTIAAALREATGGTAAITAYLMAATVAGFVVTLLMRDRTGIPLGHDHEAAQAAGHFVWQERPATL